From the Iodobacter fluviatilis genome, one window contains:
- a CDS encoding retention module-containing protein, giving the protein MAEQISASKPNVTVVHIDGSVFLRDATGKSVPLKEGQQLNENEIFVTSADGRVQLLMPNGELLEIGGDRTVQVDAQMLGSEPADAASAAIADLNGSTGKIVAAAPIDAAAAEALLEQEATAAGLGGGAGGEGHSFVELSRIAEGVNPLAFNFAVTDTGTLDLPLITALPVQPSPNPAILGADTVSGAEDSPIAGNVLTNDSDADGPLTVTGFTVAGLADAFTANQAATIPNIGTLLIAPNGDFTFTPVANYNGPVPVITYSVIDPVGGTGSSTLTLTVTPVDDPANLQADSATVPEDTPATGNVLSNDSDPDGALTVTGFTVAGLPDAFTAGQPASIPNVGTLIIAPNGDYTFTPVANYNGPVPVITYNVADPQGGTGSSTLTLTIRPVDDPANLQADSATVLEDTPATGNVLSNDSDPDGPLTVTGFTIAGLPGTFTPGQAAVIPDVGSLVIAPNGDYTFTPVDNYNGQVPVVTYNVIDPAGGTGSSTLTLTVTPVDDPVISQIEVGNPGVADDNVVEGNNLVFNVSLSTTTTKPETYAFNLGGGSASAADYGTATFSNGVTYNATTGLITVPAGVTNFAVTLPTVDDALVEITPETVPLTIGGVSSTGGILDNDSPAITGIEVGNPGVADDNVVEGNNLVFNVSLSTATTKPETYAFNLGGGSASAADYGTATFSNGVTYNATTGLITVPAGVTNFAVTLPTVDDALVEITPETVPLTIGGVSATGGILDNDSPAITGIEVGNPGVADDNVVEGNNLVFNVSLSTATTKPETYAFNLGGGSASATDYGTATFSNGVTYNATTGLITVPAGVTNFAVTLPTVDDALVEISPETVPLTIGGVSATGGILDNDSPAITGIEVGNPGVADDNVVEGNNLVFNVSLSTATTKAETYAFNLGGGSASAADYGTATFSNGVTYNATTGLITVPAGVTNFAVTLPTVDDALVEISPETVPLTIGGVSATGGILDNDSPAITGIEVGNPGVADDNVVEGNNLVFNVSLSTATTKPETYAFNLGGGSASTSDYGTATFSNGVTYNATTGLITVPAGVTNFAVTLPTVDDALVEITPETVPLTIGGVSATGGILDNDSPAITGIEVGNPGVADDNVVEGNNLVFNVSLSTATTKPETYAFNLGGGSASTADYGTATFSNGVTYNATTGLITVPAGVTNFAVTLPTVDDALVEISPETVPLTIGGVSATGGILDNDSPAITGIEVGNPGVADDNVVEGNNLVFNVSLSTATTKAETYAFNLGGGSASAADYGTATFSNGVTYNATTGLITVPAGVTNFAVTLPTVDDALVEITPETVPLTIGGVSATGGILDNDSPAITGIEVGNPGVADDNVVEGNNLVFNVSLSTATTKPETYAFNLGGGSASTSDYGTATFSNGVTYNATTGLITVPAGVTNFAVTLPTVDDALVEITPETVPLTIGGVSSTGGILDNDSPAITGIEVGNPGVADDNVVEGNNLVFNVSLSTATTKPETYAFNLGGGSASTADYGTATFSNGVTYNATTGLITVPAGVTNFAVTLPTVDDALVEITPETVPLTIGGVSATGGILDNDSPAITGIEVGNPGVADDNVVEGNNLVFNVSLSTATTKPETYAFNLGGGSASTADYGTATFSNGVTYNATTGLITVPAGVTNFAVTLPTVDDALVEISPETVPLTIGGVSATGGILDNDSPAITGIEVGNPGVADDNVVEGNNLVFNVSLSTATTKPETYAFNLGGGSASATDYGTATFSNGVTYNATTGLITVPAGVTNFAVTLPTVDDALVEISPETVPLTIGGVSATGGILDNDSPAITGIEVGNPGVADDNVVEGNNLVFNVSLSTATTKPETYAFNLGGGSASTSDYGTATFSNGVTYNATTGLITVPAGVTNFAVTLPTVDDALVEITPETVPLTIGGVSATGGILDNDSPAITGIEVGNPGVADDNVVEGNNLVFNVSLSTATTKPETYAFNLGGGSASTADYGTATFSNGVTYNATTGLITVPAGVTNFAVTLPTVDDALVEISPETVPLTIGGVSATGGILDNDSPAITGIEVGNPGVADDNVVEGNNLVFNVSLSTATTKAETYAFNLGGGSASAADYGTATFSNGVTYNATTGLITVPAGVTNFAVTLPTVDDALVEITPETVPLTIGGVSATGGILDNDSPAITGIEVGNPGVADDNVVEGNNLVFNVSLSTATTKPETYAFNLGGGSASTSDYGTATFSNGVTYNATTGLITVPAGVTNFAVTLPTVDDALVEITPETVPLTIGGVSATGGILDNDSPAITGIEVGNPGVADDNVVEGNNLVFNVSLSTATTKAETYAFNLGGGSASAADYGTATFSNGVTYNATTGLITVPAGVTNFAVTLPTVDDALVEITPETVPLTIGGVSATGGILDNDSPAITGIEVGNPGVADDNVVEGNNLVFNVSLSTATTKPETYAFNLGGGSASTADYGTATFSNGVTYNATTGLITVPAGVTNFAVTLPTVDDALVEISPETVPLTIGGVSATGGILDNDSPAITGIEVGNPGVADDNVVEGNNLVFNVSLSTATTKPETYAFNLGGGSASTSDYGTATFSNGVTYNATTGLITVPAGVTNFAVTLPTVDDALVEITPETVPLTIGGVSSTGGILDNDSPAITGIEVGNPGVADDNVVEGNNLVFNVSLSTATTKPETYAFNLGGGSASTADYGTATFSNGVTYNATTGLITVPAGVTNFAVTLPTVDDALVEISPETVPLTIGGVSATGGILDNDSPAITGIEVGNPGVADDNVVEGNNLVFNVSLSTATTKPETYAFNLGGGSASAADYGTATFSNGVTYNATTGLITVPAGVTNFAVTLPTVDDALVEISPETVPLTIGGVSATGGILDNDFAPDTNNVSASGVEDQVLPIAITLSGTDADGTVAGFRILNLPGNGTLYRDAAMTQLVVAGSELTAASNSLTLYFKPAHDWSGSTHFNYAAKDNTGLIDATLGTATINVAGVNDAPVIANASATVSEEGLAGGIIDNTGSPTDTTNSTVSSGTIAMSDPDSPSLTTTLLAPTDVLSSGGQALVWSGSGTQDLVAKAGSVTVAAIHIDNAGHYTVTLSGPIDHPVNSVEDVKSFNVGVQVSDGSLSSTGTLTVNVEDDAPVGQSKTADVQIPNVDSNLVLTIDVSGSMADPSGIPGKTRLQVAKEAITKLIDDYDVLGDVKVMLVTFSTSAATQQSGGQTWMSVDEAKTILANLTANGGTNYDAAVGQVTAHYDEAGKIAGGQNIAYFFSDGAPNPGLGLDAGETLSWTNFLNAKDINSLALGLGSGVTATNLNPLAYNGTGSGSEANAIIVTDLAQLPPILRDTIVVPDSGDLTGGVISGASSGFGADGGHMNDITVDGVKYTFDAAHNSVVTSAAAATYTFDALTHQLKVNTALGGQFAIDMDDGKYTYTPPVIKTSGSSENIGFTLIDNDGDLDTSNSHLIINIVPPAQGNTMQLLASTTAIADSARGLHGEFFGYNNDPDKSAGVTYNVQSQDNTVGNLDNINDITSVINGRQGSNIVGTQTEASAVASDATFIADAIKYGVTPTVTGNLGTNNAVTAGSAITSGNLYNFLGANNTGADSAGLAATSTFGNTTDSIMRMVGGAYFAAGTYDIRVYADDGFRIAVDGQSVFEYDANQPPTTRVQTGVAISEGMHNLEVLYWEQGGNAALKIEFKPSGSADSAYVTLGIDDMALFHGTQAPVLSELQDIIEDPSNNGHYLVRSGQEVTGSNLSDTITGSAGRDIIHGGAGNDVINAGAGADRLDGGAGSDTLTGGLGADTFHWALSDKGAVGAPVIDKITDFSVASYNAGGDRLDLKDLLQGENHNVNTGNLTQYLHFEKSGTDTIVHVSSSGAYTGPFNSGADDQRVILSGVDLTSNGSLADAAIIQDLLNKGKLITD; this is encoded by the coding sequence ATGGCCGAGCAAATTAGTGCAAGCAAACCAAACGTGACTGTTGTGCATATTGATGGCAGCGTTTTTTTGCGGGATGCAACCGGAAAGTCTGTGCCTTTAAAAGAAGGCCAGCAGTTGAATGAGAATGAGATATTTGTAACCTCCGCTGATGGCCGGGTGCAGCTGCTTATGCCTAATGGCGAGCTGCTTGAAATCGGTGGTGATCGTACCGTCCAGGTGGATGCTCAGATGCTGGGCAGCGAGCCGGCAGATGCGGCATCCGCTGCTATTGCAGATCTCAATGGCTCAACAGGAAAAATTGTCGCCGCTGCCCCCATTGATGCAGCCGCAGCTGAGGCTCTGTTAGAACAAGAAGCCACAGCGGCAGGCTTAGGCGGGGGAGCAGGAGGAGAAGGCCACTCCTTTGTAGAATTAAGCCGCATTGCTGAAGGGGTTAATCCCTTAGCATTTAACTTTGCAGTCACTGATACAGGCACGCTTGATTTACCACTTATAACGGCTTTGCCGGTTCAACCCAGCCCTAATCCGGCTATTCTTGGTGCAGATACGGTCAGTGGAGCAGAAGACTCCCCTATTGCAGGGAATGTGCTTACTAATGACAGCGATGCTGACGGACCATTGACTGTTACAGGCTTTACAGTAGCGGGTCTGGCTGATGCTTTTACAGCCAACCAAGCCGCAACCATTCCAAATATTGGAACATTACTCATTGCGCCTAATGGTGATTTCACCTTTACACCAGTCGCTAATTACAACGGTCCGGTGCCTGTTATTACTTACAGCGTTATCGATCCCGTTGGCGGTACTGGCAGCAGCACTCTTACACTTACTGTCACTCCTGTTGATGATCCGGCAAATCTGCAGGCTGATAGCGCAACGGTTCCCGAAGACACCCCCGCTACAGGCAATGTGTTAAGCAATGATAGTGATCCTGATGGCGCATTAACCGTAACAGGCTTCACCGTCGCTGGGTTGCCTGATGCCTTTACAGCGGGCCAGCCAGCTAGCATTCCCAATGTAGGTACTTTAATTATCGCCCCTAATGGCGATTACACTTTTACTCCTGTTGCAAATTACAATGGCCCCGTCCCTGTTATTACCTATAACGTGGCAGATCCGCAGGGAGGCACAGGCAGCAGCACCTTAACGTTAACGATTAGGCCTGTTGATGATCCCGCAAATTTACAGGCAGATAGTGCAACAGTCCTTGAAGATACGCCTGCTACAGGCAATGTTTTAAGCAATGATAGTGATCCAGATGGCCCGCTTACAGTTACTGGCTTTACTATTGCTGGTCTGCCGGGAACGTTTACACCAGGCCAGGCTGCAGTTATTCCTGATGTGGGCAGCCTGGTGATTGCCCCAAATGGTGATTACACCTTTACACCTGTTGACAATTACAATGGTCAGGTGCCGGTTGTTACTTACAACGTAATCGATCCTGCTGGTGGAACAGGCAGCAGCACGCTGACTCTGACAGTTACTCCGGTGGATGATCCTGTCATCAGTCAAATCGAAGTCGGCAATCCAGGTGTGGCGGATGACAATGTGGTGGAAGGCAATAACCTCGTCTTCAATGTTTCGCTCAGCACGACTACCACCAAACCTGAAACCTACGCCTTTAATCTGGGCGGCGGATCAGCGAGCGCAGCGGATTACGGCACGGCCACCTTTAGCAATGGTGTGACTTACAACGCCACAACGGGTTTGATTACGGTTCCGGCAGGCGTGACTAACTTCGCCGTCACCCTGCCAACGGTGGATGATGCTTTAGTAGAAATCACCCCAGAAACTGTTCCACTTACTATTGGTGGCGTCAGCTCTACCGGCGGCATCTTGGATAACGACAGCCCTGCGATTACGGGCATCGAAGTGGGCAATCCGGGGGTGGCGGACGACAATGTGGTGGAAGGCAATAACCTCGTCTTCAATGTTTCGCTCAGCACGGCTACCACCAAACCTGAAACCTACGCCTTTAATCTGGGCGGCGGATCAGCGAGCGCAGCAGATTACGGCACCGCCACCTTTAGCAATGGCGTCACTTACAACGCCACAACCGGCCTGATTACGGTTCCGGCAGGCGTGACTAACTTCGCCGTCACCCTGCCAACCGTGGATGATGCTCTGGTTGAAATCACCCCAGAAACTGTTCCACTTACCATCGGCGGCGTTTCAGCTACCGGCGGCATCTTGGATAACGACAGCCCGGCCATCACTGGCATCGAAGTCGGCAATCCGGGTGTGGCGGATGACAATGTGGTGGAAGGTAATAATCTCGTCTTCAATGTTTCGCTCAGCACCGCCACCACAAAACCTGAAACCTACGCTTTTAATCTGGGCGGCGGATCCGCGAGCGCTACAGATTACGGCACGGCCACCTTTAGCAATGGCGTGACTTACAACGCCACGACCGGCCTGATTACGGTTCCGGCCGGAGTCACCAACTTCGCGGTCACTCTGCCAACGGTGGATGATGCCTTAGTAGAAATTTCTCCAGAAACTGTTCCACTTACCATCGGCGGCGTTTCAGCTACCGGCGGCATCTTGGATAACGACAGCCCGGCCATCACCGGCATCGAAGTCGGCAATCCGGGTGTGGCGGATGACAATGTGGTGGAAGGCAATAACCTCGTCTTCAATGTTTCGCTCAGCACCGCCACCACCAAGGCAGAAACCTATGCCTTTAATTTGGGTGGCGGATCAGCGAGCGCAGCAGATTACGGCACCGCCACCTTTAGCAATGGCGTGACGTACAACGCCACGACCGGCCTGATTACGGTTCCGGCCGGAGTCACCAACTTCGCGGTCACTCTGCCAACGGTGGATGATGCCTTAGTAGAAATTTCTCCAGAAACTGTGCCACTTACTATTGGCGGCGTTTCAGCAACCGGCGGAATTCTAGACAACGACAGCCCTGCCATCACTGGCATTGAAGTCGGTAATCCGGGTGTGGCGGACGACAATGTGGTGGAAGGCAATAACCTCGTCTTCAATGTTTCGCTCAGCACCGCCACCACAAAACCTGAAACCTACGCCTTTAATCTGGGCGGCGGATCTGCTTCTACCTCAGATTACGGTACTGCCACCTTTAGCAATGGCGTGACTTATAACGCCACAACGGGTTTGATTACAGTTCCCGCAGGCGTCACCAACTTCGCGGTTACCCTGCCAACCGTGGATGATGCTCTGGTTGAAATCACCCCAGAAACTGTTCCACTTACCATCGGCGGCGTCAGCGCCACTGGCGGTATCCTAGACAACGACAGCCCGGCCATCACCGGCATCGAAGTCGGCAATCCGGGTGTGGCGGACGACAATGTGGTGGAAGGTAATAACCTCGTCTTCAATGTTTCGCTCAGCACCGCCACCACAAAACCTGAAACCTACGCCTTTAATCTGGGCGGCGGATCCGCTTCTACCGCAGATTACGGCACAGCCACATTTAGCAATGGCGTCACTTATAACGCCACGACCGGCCTGATTACGGTTCCGGCTGGAGTCACCAATTTCGCGGTTACTCTACCAACGGTGGATGATGCTTTAGTAGAAATTTCTCCAGAAACTGTTCCACTTACCATCGGCGGCGTTTCAGCTACCGGCGGCATCTTGGATAACGACAGCCCGGCCATCACCGGCATCGAAGTCGGCAATCCGGGTGTGGCGGATGACAATGTGGTGGAAGGCAATAACCTCGTCTTCAATGTTTCGCTCAGCACCGCCACCACCAAGGCAGAAACCTATGCCTTTAATTTGGGTGGCGGATCAGCGAGCGCAGCAGATTACGGCACCGCCACCTTTAGCAATGGCGTCACTTACAACGCCACGACTGGTCTGATTACGGTTCCGGCCGGAGTGACCAACTTCGCGGTCACTCTGCCAACGGTGGACGATGCACTGGTTGAAATCACCCCAGAAACTGTTCCACTTACTATTGGTGGCGTTTCAGCAACCGGCGGCATCTTGGATAACGACAGCCCGGCCATCACCGGCATCGAAGTCGGCAATCCGGGTGTGGCGGACGACAATGTGGTGGAAGGTAATAACCTCGTCTTCAATGTTTCGCTCAGCACCGCCACCACAAAACCTGAAACCTACGCCTTTAATCTGGGCGGCGGATCTGCTTCTACCTCAGATTACGGTACTGCCACCTTTAGCAATGGCGTGACTTATAACGCCACAACGGGTTTGATTACAGTTCCCGCAGGCGTCACCAACTTCGCGGTTACCCTGCCAACCGTGGATGATGCTCTGGTTGAAATCACCCCAGAAACTGTTCCACTTACCATCGGCGGCGTCAGCTCTACCGGCGGCATCTTGGATAACGACAGCCCTGCGATTACGGGCATCGAAGTGGGCAATCCGGGGGTGGCGGACGACAATGTGGTGGAAGGTAATAACCTCGTCTTCAATGTTTCGCTCAGCACCGCCACCACAAAACCTGAAACCTACGCCTTTAATCTGGGCGGCGGATCCGCTTCTACCGCAGATTACGGCACCGCCACCTTTAGCAATGGCGTGACTTATAACGCCACAACGGGTTTGATTACAGTTCCCGCAGGCGTCACCAACTTCGCGGTTACCCTGCCAACCGTGGATGATGCTCTGGTTGAAATCACCCCAGAAACTGTTCCACTTACCATCGGCGGCGTCAGCGCCACTGGCGGTATCCTAGACAACGACAGCCCGGCCATCACCGGCATCGAAGTCGGCAATCCGGGTGTGGCGGACGACAATGTGGTGGAAGGCAATAACCTCGTCTTCAATGTTTCGCTCAGCACCGCCACCACAAAACCTGAAACCTACGCCTTTAATCTGGGCGGCGGATCCGCTTCTACCGCAGATTACGGCACCGCCACCTTTAGCAATGGTGTCACTTATAACGCCACAACGGGTTTGATTACAGTTCCCGCAGGCGTTACCAACTTCGCGGTCACTCTGCCAACCGTGGACGATGCTTTAGTAGAAATTTCTCCAGAAACTGTGCCACTTACCATCGGCGGTGTTTCAGCAACCGGCGGCATCTTGGATAACGACAGCCCGGCCATCACCGGCATCGAAGTCGGCAATCCGGGTGTGGCCGATGACAATGTGGTGGAAGGCAATAACCTCGTCTTCAATGTTTCGCTCAGCACCGCCACCACAAAACCTGAAACCTACGCTTTTAATCTGGGCGGCGGATCCGCGAGCGCTACAGATTACGGCACGGCCACCTTTAGCAATGGCGTGACTTACAACGCCACCACGGGTTTGATTACGGTTCCGGCAGGCGTCACGAACTTCGCGGTCACTCTGCCAACGGTGGATGATGCTTTAGTAGAAATTTCTCCAGAAACTGTTCCACTTACTATCGGCGGCGTCAGCGCCACCGGCGGTATTCTGGATAACGACAGCCCTGCAATTACAGGCATCGAAGTCGGCAATCCGGGTGTGGCCGATGACAATGTGGTGGAAGGTAATAACCTCGTCTTCAATGTCTCGCTCAGCACCGCCACCACAAAACCTGAAACCTACGCCTTTAATCTGGGCGGCGGATCTGCTTCTACCTCAGATTACGGTACTGCCACCTTTAGCAATGGCGTGACTTATAACGCCACAACGGGTTTGATTACAGTTCCCGCAGGCGTCACCAACTTCGCGGTTACCCTGCCAACCGTGGATGATGCTCTGGTTGAAATCACCCCAGAAACTGTTCCACTTACCATCGGCGGCGTCAGCGCCACTGGCGGTATCCTAGACAACGACAGCCCGGCCATCACCGGCATCGAAGTCGGCAATCCGGGTGTGGCGGACGACAATGTGGTGGAAGGTAATAACCTCGTCTTCAATGTTTCGCTCAGCACCGCCACCACAAAACCTGAAACCTACGCCTTTAATCTGGGCGGCGGATCCGCTTCTACCGCAGATTACGGCACAGCCACATTTAGCAATGGCGTCACTTATAACGCCACGACCGGCCTGATTACGGTTCCGGCTGGAGTCACCAATTTCGCGGTTACTCTACCAACGGTGGATGATGCTTTAGTAGAAATTTCTCCAGAAACTGTTCCACTTACCATCGGCGGCGTTTCAGCTACCGGCGGCATCTTGGATAACGACAGCCCGGCCATCACCGGCATCGAAGTCGGCAATCCGGGTGTGGCGGATGACAATGTGGTGGAAGGCAATAACCTCGTCTTCAATGTTTCGCTCAGCACCGCCACCACCAAGGCAGAAACCTATGCCTTTAATTTGGGTGGCGGATCAGCGAGCGCAGCAGATTACGGCACCGCCACCTTTAGCAATGGCGTCACTTACAACGCCACGACTGGTCTGATTACGGTTCCGGCCGGAGTGACCAACTTCGCGGTCACTCTGCCAACGGTGGACGATGCACTGGTTGAAATCACCCCAGAAACTGTTCCACTTACTATTGGTGGCGTTTCAGCAACCGGCGGCATCTTGGATAACGACAGCCCGGCCATCACCGGCATCGAAGTCGGCAATCCGGGTGTGGCGGACGACAATGTGGTGGAAGGTAATAACCTCGTCTTCAATGTTTCGCTCAGCACCGCCACCACAAAACCTGAAACCTACGCCTTTAATCTGGGCGGCGGATCTGCTTCTACCTCAGATTACGGTACTGCCACCTTTAGCAATGGCGTGACTTATAACGCCACAACGGGTTTGATTACAGTTCCCGCAGGCGTCACCAACTTCGCGGTTACCCTGCCAACCGTGGATGATGCTCTGGTTGAAATCACCCCAGAAACTGTTCCACTTACCATCGGCGGCGTCAGCGCCACTGGCGGTATCCTAGACAACGACAGCCCGGCCATCACCGGCATCGAAGTCGGCAATCCGGGTGTGGCGGATGACAATGTGGTGGAAGGCAATAACCTCGTCTTCAATGTTTCGCTCAGCACCGCCACCACCAAGGCAGAAACCTATGCCTTTAATTTGGGTGGCGGATCAGCGAGCGCAGCAGATTACGGCACCGCCACCTTTAGCAATGGCGTCACTTATAACGCCACAACGGGTTTGATTACAGTTCCCGCAGGCGTGACTAACTTCGCCGTCACCCTGCCAACCGTGGATGATGCTCTGGTTGAAATCACCCCAGAAACTGTTCCACTTACTATTGGTGGCGTTTCAGCAACCGGCGGCATCTTGGATAACGACAGCCCGGCCATCACCGGCATCGAAGTCGGCAATCCGGGTGTGGCGGATGACAATGTGGTGGAAGGCAATAACCTCGTCTTCAATGTTTCGCTCAGCACCGCCACCACAAAACCTGAAACCTACGCCTTTAATCTGGGCGGCGGATCCGCTTCTACCGCAGATTACGGCACTGCCACCTTTAGCAATGGCGTGACTTACAACGCCACCACGGGCCTGATTACGGTTCCGGCCGGAGTCACCAACTTCGCGGTCACTCTGCCAACGGTGGATGATGCCTTAGTAGAAATTTCTCCAGAAACTGTGCCACTTACTATTGGCGGCGTTTCAGCAACCGGCGGAATTCTAGACAACGACAGCCCTGCCATCACTGGCATTGAAGTCGGTAATCCGGGTGTGGCGGACGACAATGTGGTGGAAGGCAATAACCTCGTCTTCAATGTTTCGCTCAGCACCGCCACCACAAAACCTGAAACCTACGCCTTTAATCTGGGCGGCGGATCTGCTTCTACCTCAGATTACGGTACTGCCACCTTTAGCAATGGCGTGACTTATAACGCCACAACGGGTTTGATTACAGTTCCCGCAGGCGTCACCAACTTCGCGGTTACCCTGCCAACCGTGGATGATGCTCTGGTTGAAATCACCCCAGAAACTGTTCCACTTACCATCGGCGGCGTCAGCTCTACCGGCGGCATCTTGGATAACGACAGCCCTGCGATTACGGGCATCGAAGTGGGCAATCCGGGGGTGGCGGACGACAATGTGGTGGAAGGTAATAACCTCGTCTTCAATGTTTCGCTCAGCACCGCCACCACAAAACCTGAAACCTACGCCTTTAATCTGGGCGGCGGATCCGCTTCTACCGCAGATTACGGCACAGCCACATTTAGCAATGGCGTCACTTATAACGCCACGACCGGCCTGATTACGGTTCCGGCTGGAGTCACCAATTTCGCGGTTACTCTACCAACGGTGGATGATGCTTTAGTAGAAATTTCTCCAGAAACTGTGCCACTTACCATCGGCGGTGTTTCAGCTACTGGCGGCATCTTGGATAACGACAGCCCGGCCATCACCGGCATCGAAGTCGGCAATCCGGGTGTGGCGGACGACAATGTGGTGGAAGGTAATAACCTCGTCTTCAATGTCTCGCTCAGCACGGCTACCACCAAACCTGAAACCTACGCCTTTAATCTGGGCGGTGGATCAGCGAGTGCAGCGGATTACGGCACGGCCACCTTTAGCAATGGTGTCACTTATAACGCTACCACGGGTTTGATTACGGTTCCGGCAGGCGTCACCAATTTCGCGGTTACTCTACCAACGGTGGATGATGCTTTAGTAGAAATTTCTCCAGAAACTGTTCCACTTACTATTGGCGGCGTCAGCGCCACCGGCGGTATTCTGGATAATGATTTTGCGCCGGATACAAATAATGTCAGTGCGTCAGGGGTAGAGGATCAGGTTCTGCCGATTGCGATTACCTTGAGTGGTACTGACGCAGATGGCACGGTGGCTGGCTTTAGAATATTGAACCTGCCTGGAAATGGAACGTTGTACCGCGATGCCGCGATGACGCAGCTGGTAGTTGCTGGCTCTGAGTTAACAGCTGCAAGTAATAGCCTGACTTTGTACTTTAAACCGGCTCATGACTGGAGCGGGAGTACTCATTTTAATTACGCAGCAAAAGATAATACGGGCTTGATTGATGCGACGCTAGGAACGGCGACGATTAATGTTGCAGGAGTAAATGACGCTCCAGTTATTGCAAATGCCAGTGCCACCGTTTCAGAAGAAGGCTTAGCAGGCGGGATTATCGATAATACGGGTTCCCCAACTGACACAACAAACAGCACGGTTAGCTCTGGCACGATTGCAATGAGCGATCCTGATAGCCCAAGCTTAACAACAACACTGCTTGCACCAACGGATGTTTTATCTTCTGGCGGGCAAGCACTGGTATGGAGTGGCAGCGGTACGCAGGATCTGGTCGCAAAAGCGGGCAGTGTAACCGTTGCGGCAATCCATATTGATAATGCAGGCCACTACACCGTTACTTTAAGCGGGCCGATTGATCATCCTGTTAACAGTGTTGAGGATGTGAAATCATTTAATGTTGGTGTTCAGGTCTCAGATGGTAGTTTGAGCAGTACGGGCACATTAACGGTAAATGTTGAAGATGATGCACCCGTTGGACAAAGCAAAACAGCGGATGTTCAGATCCCTAATGTTGACAGCAATTTGGTCCTGACAATCGATGTATCCGGAAGTATGGCTGATCCAAGCGGGATACCTGGAAAAACAAGATTGCAGGTTGCGAAAGAGGCAATTACCAAGTTGATCGATGACTATGACGTGCTGGGTGACGTGAAAGTTATGCTGGTTACGTTTAGTACCTCTGCAGCGACTCAGCAGAGTGGCGGGCAAACCTGGATGAGTGTGGATGAAGCCAAAACGATTCTGGCTAATCTTACTGCTAATGGGGGGACTAATTATGATGCCGCAGTTGGTCAGGTGACAGCGCATTATGACGAGGCAGGCAAGATTGCAGGAGGCCAGAATATTGCTTACTTCTTCTCTGATGGCGCGCCTAATCCAGGTTTGGGTTTGGATGCAGGTGAAACACTCTCTTGGACTAATTTTTTAAACGCTAAAGATATTAATTCTTTGGCTTTAGGTTTGGGCTCCGGAGTAACGGCAACTAATCTGAATCCGCTTGCCTACAATGGTACGGGCAGCGGATCTGAAGCCAATGCCATCATTGTGACTGATTTGGCGCAGCTGCCACCCATCTTGCGTGACACGATTGTAGTGCCTGATTCGGGTGATTTAACAGGCGGCGTTATTTCTGGTGCGTCATCAGGCTTTGGTGCTGATGGCGGGCATATGAACGATATAACGGTTGATGGGGTGAAATATACCTTTGATGCGGCGCACAATTCGGTGGTGACCTCCGCCGCTGCAGCTACTTACACCTTTGATGCGCTGACTCATCAATTAAAAGTCAATACGGCTCTGGGCGGGCAGTTTGCTATTGATATGGATGATGGCAAATATACCTATACGCCGCCGGTGATTAAAACGTCAGGCTCCAGCGAAAACATCGGCTTCACCTTAATTGATAACGATGGTGATCTGGATACATCAAACAGTCATCTTATAATCAATATTGTTCCGCCAGCTCAGGGCAATACGATGCAACTGTTGGCTTCAACCACTGCAATTGCTGATTCTGCCCGTGGCTTGCATGGTGAGTTTTTTGGTTATAACAATGATCCTGATAAGAGCGCTGGCGTTACATATAACGTGCAAAGCCAGGATAATACGGTAGGTAATCTCGATAATATCAATGATATTACTTCGGTGATTAATGGCCGTCAGGGCAGCAATATTGTCGGCACGCAAACCGAAGCAAGTGCCGTGGCCAGCGATGCCACCTTTATTGCAGATGCCATTAAATATGGCGTTACGCCTACGGTGACTGGCAATTTAGGCACAAATAATGCTGTAACAGCAGGCTCGGCCATTACGTCGGGTAATCTGTATAACTTCCTTGGTGCAAATAATACAGGGGCCGATTCTGCCGGGCTTGCAGCAACCAGTACTTTCGGAAATACCACTGATTCAATTATGCGCATGGTGGGTGGCGCTTACTTTGCGGCAGGTACTTACGATATTCGCGTTTATGCGGATGATGGTTTCCGTATCGCTGTTGATGGTCAGTCTGTGTTTGAATATGACGCGAACCAGCCGCCAACCACGCGGGTACAAACCGGTGTAGCCATCAGTGAAGGGATGCACAATCTTGAAGTACTGTATTGGGAGCAAGGAGGTAATGCGGCTTTAAAAATAGAATTTAA